A segment of the Desulfovibrio sp. Huiquan2017 genome:
GCCTGCGACGGCCTGTTCATGCCCGGCGAATGGGCCCGGCATGAGGCCACCTGGATGATCTGGCCCTGCAAACCGTCGGCCTGGCCGTTCGGCATGGACAAACCCCGCCTGGCCTACGCCGAGGTGGCCAAGGCGATCAGCCGGTTCGAGCCGGTGTACATGATGTGCCGCCCCGAACTCATGGACCAGGCCCGAGCCCTGTGCGGCCGGACCGTGACCCTGGTGCCCATGGACACCCGCGATTCCTGGGCGCGCGACTCGGCCCCGACCTTCGTCGTCGACGGCAAGGGCGGCGTAGCCGGTGTGGACTGGGTCTTCAACGACTGGGGGCACATCGCCCGGTACGAGGGCAAATACGACGAGCCCATGGCCCAGGCCGTGCTTGAGCACCTGGCCATGCGCCGCTACGCCGCGCCGTGCATCATCGAAGGCGGCGGCATCCATGCCGACGGCGAAGGCACCCTGCTGACCACCGAACAGGTCCAGTTCGACCCCCGACGCAACGCGGGTTTCTCGAAGCGGGACTTCGAGGATCTCTTCGCGGCCTACCTCGGCACGGAAAAGGTCATCTGGCTCGGCGACGGCCTGGAGGATGACGAGACCAACGGGCATGTGGACATCCTGGCCTGCTTCGTCAGGCCCGGCGTGGTCATGGTCCACGACTGCACCGACCCGGACGACGCCAACCACAAGGTTTCGCAGGACGCCATACGACGACTGGAAGCCGCCACGGACGCGCGCGGCCGGTCCTTCGAAATCATCCGCATGCCCCAGCCCGCCCCGCGCCGCAACGGTGACTGGCGCATGGATTTGAGCTACATCAACTTCTACATCACCAACGGCGGCGTCATCATGTCCGCCTTCGACGATCCCATGGACGAAACGGCCTACAAACTGATGTGCGAGGCCTTCCCGGCCCACGAGGTGGTCCAGGTCCCGAGCCTGGACATCTTCGCCGGAGGCGGCGGCATCCACTGCATCACCCAGCAGCAACCCGAGGGCACGCCGTTGCCCGTGTTTTAGGAGCGCACGATGACCAAAACGACATTGGCAGTCACCCAAATGGCCTGCACCAATGACCTCGCGGCCAATGTGGACCGGGCCGAAAACCTGGTCCGCGAGGCGGCCGGACTTGGCGGACAGATCATCCTGTTGCAGGAGCTGTTCGAAGGGCCGTACTTCTGCAAAAAACAGAAATTCGAGTACTTCTCCCTGGCCCACGAGGCGCGTCCCGGCGACCCGCTTCTGGCCCGCTTTTCCGCCCTGGCCAAGGAACTCGGCGTGGTCCTGCCCGTGTCCTTCTTCGAACGCGCAGGCAAGGCGTATTACAACTCCATGGCCATGATGGATGCAGACGGGACCATGCTCGGCCTGTACCGCAAGACCCATATCCCCCAGGGGCCGGGCTATGAGGAAAAATACTACTTCAATCCCGGCGACACCGGCTTCAAAGTCTGGGAAACGGCCTTCGGCAAGGTCGGCGTGGGCATCTGCTGGGACCAGTGGTATCCCGAAGCCGCCCGGTCCATGGCCCTGATGGACGCGGACGTACTGATGTACCCCACGGCCATCGGAAGCGAGCCGACCATGCCCGACTGCGATTCCATGCCGCACTGGCGGCGGACCCAGCAGGGGCACGCGGCCGCCAACATCCTGCCGGTCTGCGCTTCCAACCGCATCGGCACCGAAACCGACGACGAAGTGACCATGACCTTCTACGGCTCGTCGTTCATTACCGACCCCATGGGCGAACTCCTGGCCGACGCCGACCGGACCACCCAGGGCGTAGTCATCGCCGAGGCGGACTTCGACGAGATCCGCAACTTCCGCACCGGCTGGGGCTTCTACCGCGACCGGCGGCCCAGGCACTATCATACCCTCCTGACCCTGGACGGCCACACCCCGGCCGACTAGGGCCGACGTATTGCCCACAC
Coding sequences within it:
- a CDS encoding agmatine deiminase family protein gives rise to the protein MANTPVTPIRVPVRAPACDGLFMPGEWARHEATWMIWPCKPSAWPFGMDKPRLAYAEVAKAISRFEPVYMMCRPELMDQARALCGRTVTLVPMDTRDSWARDSAPTFVVDGKGGVAGVDWVFNDWGHIARYEGKYDEPMAQAVLEHLAMRRYAAPCIIEGGGIHADGEGTLLTTEQVQFDPRRNAGFSKRDFEDLFAAYLGTEKVIWLGDGLEDDETNGHVDILACFVRPGVVMVHDCTDPDDANHKVSQDAIRRLEAATDARGRSFEIIRMPQPAPRRNGDWRMDLSYINFYITNGGVIMSAFDDPMDETAYKLMCEAFPAHEVVQVPSLDIFAGGGGIHCITQQQPEGTPLPVF
- the aguB gene encoding N-carbamoylputrescine amidase — protein: MTKTTLAVTQMACTNDLAANVDRAENLVREAAGLGGQIILLQELFEGPYFCKKQKFEYFSLAHEARPGDPLLARFSALAKELGVVLPVSFFERAGKAYYNSMAMMDADGTMLGLYRKTHIPQGPGYEEKYYFNPGDTGFKVWETAFGKVGVGICWDQWYPEAARSMALMDADVLMYPTAIGSEPTMPDCDSMPHWRRTQQGHAAANILPVCASNRIGTETDDEVTMTFYGSSFITDPMGELLADADRTTQGVVIAEADFDEIRNFRTGWGFYRDRRPRHYHTLLTLDGHTPAD